One Sulfurimonas sp. HSL-3221 genomic window, TCCGTTGAACCCGACCCATTCCGCCTCTTTTTTCAGACCGGCACGCTCAAGGATGTCGCGCAGACGCACACCTTTCCAGCGTGCACATCCCATGGCGCCGCTGCCCCACTGGATACCGCCGGCCGTCGGCTTGAAGGCGGAGCGGCTGTTACCGCCGCACTGCAGGACGGCATAGACTTCGACCGGTTCGAAGTCATGCTTCAGCTGGTCGACGGAGAGAGAGAGCTCGCGCTCGACGAGGCCGTTAACCTTGATGCGGAAGGTTCCCAGGTCGATGTGCGTCGGAATGTCCGGCATGTGCCAGCGTACGAAGAACATGTCGTTCGGCGTGACCGGGTGGGCAAAGACGTAGCGCGGGGATTCGAGCAGCGGCGGGCGGTCGGAGTAGGTGATCATCGGCCGTTTCTGCGGGAACGGAATGGAGGAGATTTTGCGGTTATCGACGGGTTGGCCCGCGGCGAAGGCTTCGGGGCCCAGCGCGGTCACGCCGGCACCGGCCAGCGCGCCTTTAAGGAAAGATCTGCGTTTCATGATTTTAGGACCTTGAGACGATATAAAATCGTTTGATAAAAATTATGTCCGTATTTTATCAAAAAGATATAGTTAAGAAAAATAAAACCAAAATGATATAATGTGCAATAAAACTGTACTTAATGGATCGCGTTTCCCCCGGGAAACAGGGGCACAGAGAGGTGCAGGAGGAGGGTGAGATGTATACGCTGAAACAGCTGGAACTTTTTCTCGATCTGGGGCGGAGCGAAAAGATTATCGATACGGCCAAAAAGTTCGGGCTGAGCCAGTCGGCGGTTTCGATGGCGATCAAGGAGCTCGAGCGCCTGCTCGACGGCCCGCTGTTCGAGCGGATCGGCAAACGGCTGGTCCTCAACGGGCGGGGGGCGATGCTGATGCGCAGCGCCCAACCGCACGTCGATGCCCTGCACGCCCTCTACGACCAGATGCGCAGCGATTCGCTGCGCGGGGAGCTCCGCCTGGCGGCCAGTGTGACGATCGCGGAGTACTTCATCCCGACGCTGGTCTGCAACTATATGGAGCAGAACGAACATGTCAGTATCTCGCTCAAAAGCGCCAACACCGCCGACGTCATCCGCAAAGTCACCTCCGGGGAAGTCGATATCGGCTTTATCGAGGGGGAGGGGATCCTTGAAGAGGTCGAGAGCCGGGTGTTGATGCGCGACGAGCTGGTCGTGCTCACAAGCGACAAGGCACTGGCAGAGCGGGGGCCGTGGTTTATCGACCAGCTGGCATCGCGGCCGTGGATCATGCGGGAAAAAGGCTCCGGGACCCGGGCCGTCTTCCTCAACGCGATCAGCCCCGTCGACCAGGAGCTCAACATGGTGATGGAGCTGGAGCATATCGAGTCGATCAAAAACTTCCTGCTGGCCAAGCCCGATTATCTCAGCGTTCTGCCGCGCATTTCAGTCAGAAGGGAACTGGAAGAGGGGCACCTGTTCGAGATCGCGATCAAGGCGCACCACTTCGAGCGCGACTTCACGATGATCTCCCGCAGCCAGCAGACGCTGCTGCCGCTGCAGACCCATTTCCAGGAGTACCTCTTAAGTTCCATCGGGCTACAATAGCGCATGCAGAACATCCCCCATATTCCGGTACTTTACCGAGAAGTTACCGAAGCTTTTTCCGGCTGCGAAGCGGGCATCGTCGTCGACTGTACCATGGGGTACGGCGGGCACAGCAGCCTGCTGCTCGAAGCGAACCCGAACCTCCGTCTGGTCGGCATCGACCAGGACGAGACGGCGATCCGTTTTTCGACGGAGCGGCTGGCCCCGTTCGGAGAGCGCGTCGAGATCCGTAAGGGGCGCTTTTCCGCCGTGCTGGAGACGATCGTGCGGGATTACGGCGCGGAGCAGATCCGGGGGGTGCTCGCGGATATCGGCGTCTCTTCGCTGCAGCTGGACGAGAAGGATCGCGGTTTCTCCTTTGAGAGCGAGACGCTGGATATGCGGATGGACCCCTCGGCCCCGCTGGATGCCGCGACCGTCGTCAATACCTACGCCGAGGCGGAACTCGAGCGCATCCTGCGCGACTACGGCGAGGTTCCCAACGCGCGCAAGATCGCGCAGGTCATCGCAACGCAGCGGCCCTTCACCTCCGCCAAAGCGCTCGCCGAGGCGGTCCGCCCCTTCGCGCCCCGCGGCAAGAAGATCCATCCGGCGACGCTGGTGATGCAGGCGATCCGCATCGAGGTGAACGACGAGCTGGGGGAGCTGAACCGCCTGCTCGACGTCTGCGAACGCGCCTGCTTCCCCGAGGCGCTCATCGGGATCATCTCGTTCCACTCCCTCGAAGATCGCATCGTCAAGCAGCGGTTCGCGCAGTGGGCGAAAAACTGTATCTGCCCCAGCGACGCGATGCGCTGTACCTGCGGCAACGACCACGCCATCGGGCGCCCCCGGCCGAAAAAGCCGATCACGGCACAGGCGGACGAACTCAAAGAGAACCCCCGCAGCCGCAGTGCGAAACTGCGGCTTTTTGAGATGAACTGCCATGGACGATAAAGCCAACCTCCTTGAGGAGACCGGCAGCGCCATTGTTACCCGCAAAGGAATAGGCCTGCGGTTTCTGTTCAGCATGCTGATGGTCTTCGGGATCGTCTGGATGCTGCTCTTCCCGAAGATCTACCTTCAAAACAGCATCTACTACAAAAGCCGCGACATTGCGACGATGCAGCGCGAATACGAGACGCTCAAAGAGGAGAACCTCGTCATCAAGCGGCGGGTGGAGGCGCTGAAGTTCAAAAACCAGGTGCTCGACACCCTCTTTGTCGAGGAGCAGCCGTGATCGCACGCCTCATCGAGTTCGCGCTGAACAAACCGCTGCTCAACCACATGCTGCTGCTGTTCGTGCTGCTCCTCTCCGTCTTCGCCTACCTTAACATTCCCAAAGAGATCTTCCCGCCGATCCAGATGGACAAGATCACGATCACCGGAGGCTACGCCGGGGCGAGCGCGGATGTCCTGGATAAAATGGTCGTCACCACGATCGAGGACGAGCTGGGGAATATCAGCGAACTGGAGACGGTGACGACGACGATCAAAAACGGCGCGTTCACCATCACGGCCGACATCAAGCCGGGATCGCAGAACATCAACGTGCTCAACGACGTCAAGGATATCATCGCCCAGACGAAGCGGGACCTCCCTTCGGACATGAACGAACCCATCGCGCAGATCCATGAAGAGACGATCCCGCTGGTGCTGGTGGCCATCGCCGGTGAGGCGCCCATGACCGAACTCCTTGCGCGCGCCGATGAGCTCAAAAGCGCGCTGTCGCGCTACAAGGAGCTCAGCGACATTACGATCCGGGGCGATTCCGACGACGAACTCGTCTTCCGCATCGATCCGGACAAACTGGACGCCTACGGCCTCTCCACCGACGCCGTGGTCGCAGCGCTGCAGAATCTCAGTTCCATTTTTCCCGTCGGCACCATCAAGCGGCGGGGCGAACACCTTTACATCAGCACCTACAACGGCGAAAAAGATGAAACGGCGATCGAGAATACGGTTATCGGCGTCGGCGGCAAGCGGGTGAAAATCGGCCAGATCGCTACGGCCACCTTCGAGCTGGGCGACGCGACGGAGCTGTCGCACTACAATGGGGTTCGCAACGTCTCCGTCAACATCACCAAGTCAAAATCGGGCAACGCCATCGCCCTGGCCAAACAGATCCGCGAAACCCTCAAGGGCTTCGAAAAACGCTACCCGGACCTGCAGTTCGCGGTCTACACCGACACTTCGGTCTGGATCAAGAACCGTCTCAATACGGTCGTCTCCAACATCATCGTCGGGCTGATTCTCGTCTTCGCCGCCATGCTTATCTTCGTCAACCGCGGCATCGCGCTCGTCGTGGCGATGGGGATCCCGATGAGTTTCATGATCGGGCTGATCGCGACGGAGATGATCGGCTATTCGCTCAACATGCTCTCCCTGCTCGGCGCCCTGATCGCCCTGGGGATGCTCGTCGACGAAGCGATCGTCGTGGCGGAGAACATCTACCGCCACATGGAGGAGGGGATGCCACGGCGTCAGGCGGCGATCCAGGGGGCGGTGGAGATGTTCCCCGCCGTGCTGACGGCGACGCTGACGACGGTTTTTGCCTTTTTGCCGATGCTGCTGATCAGCGGGGAGATGGGGACTTTTATCAAGATCCTGCCCGTGATGATCACCATTTTGCTGCTCAGCTCCCTCTTCGAAGCCTTCTTCTTCCTGCCGCTGCATGCGCACGAACTGCTGCGCCTGCGCCGGGAGAGCCATGTCAGCCACAGTATCTGGGAACACCTCTACCGCTGGTACGACAAAACGCTGCACCTCCTTTTCCGCCGCCGCAAACGCTCCCTTTTCCTGATCGTCGGCACCATCGCTGCGTTGACGGCGGTGATGGTGTCGCAGAGCCGTTTTCAGCTTTTCCCGCCCTTCGACGTGACCCAGGTCTACGTGACGGGGAAGGTCAATATCAACAACGAGCTCGAAGATACGGAGCAGAGGGTTGCGGCCATCGAGCGGATGTTGCTGGAGAAGCTTGACCCCGAAGAGTACTCCTCGGTGACGGCGGTGATCGGGATGCGTCTGGATGCGAAGAACAAGGCGGAAATCGGCGAGAACCTCTTCCAGGTCTTCATCGACCTGCACGAACGCGCACCGGATAACTGGTACAACCGATATATCAATCCCATCTTCTCGATCGAATATAACGCCGACGTGCTCAAACGGCAGCGTGATGCCAAGCGGATCAGCGAAGACGTCAAACAGTGGCTCGAACCGCTCGCCCAACGCACGGAAGATGACGGGACCAAGACCTTCGAGAACTTCAACGTTACCGTCCCGGGAACGGGGGTCGTCGCGCACGATATCGAGCTCGCGCTCGAGGGCAAGGATGATGCGGAGCTGGCGATGGGCGTGAAAGTGCTGGAAGCAGCCCTAGCCGACGTGACGGGGGTCTATAACATTTCCGATGATGCCGATCTCGGGGAGCGGGAGCTGAAACTGCGCATCAACGACTACGGTTACGACCTGGGGCTTACCGAGGCGGATATCAGCCGTCAGCTGCGCGCCCACTACCTCAAAGGCGAATACGGCAAGATGTTCAGTGCCAGCGGCCTGGTCCGCATCCGCATCGAGAGTGTGCAGAAAGATGACCCCGAGAGTCTGGAGACCTTCCGCATCCAGATCCCGGGCAGCACGCAGACCGTTGCCCTGCGCGACGTCGCCGACTTCATCTATACGCAGGCTTATGTGACGATCGAAAAGGAGGACGGTACGCGTATCCGCAGCGTCTATGCGTCGCTGGACAAGGATATTCGGACATCGTCGGAGGTGATGGCGGCGATCGCACCGACGCTGGAAGGGCTCAGGAAAGAGGGCTTTGATATCGAGATCAAGGGGGAGGAGAAGGAGAACGCCAAGACGCAGCGGGAGATGTCCCAGGCGGCGGCCGTCGCGATCTTCCTGATCTTTATTACCCTCGTATGGCTGTTCGACTCGCTGGTACTGGCGCTGATCGTGCTCAGCACGATCCCCCTTGTCCTTGTCGGTGTCTATGTCGGCCACTGGGTGATGGGCCTCACCATTACGATGCCGAGTCTGATCGGGGCCGTGGGGCTGGCGGGGGTCGTCGTGAACGACGGCCTGATCATGGTGAGTTTTATCCGGCAGGCCAGGGACAGCGAAGCGTTGATGCGGCGGGCGCGGACCCGCCTGCGGCCGATCCTGATGACGTCGATCACGACGGTACTCGGGCTCATGACGCTGATCTTTTTCGCTTCGGGTCAGGCACAGATACTGCAGCCGATGGCGGTGTCGCTGGGATACGGGATATTATGGGCAACGGTACTGAACTTGTTCTATGTACCGTTGCTTTATGCCGTCATCTACCGTATCAAACGGTAGCGACGCGCTTTGAAATGAGAGGAGAAAAGGAAGTGCGGTAGGGAAGGAAGCCGACACTTCCCTCCCTGTGATTAAACGGACACTCAAAATCATACAGACCTGCCGTCCGCACAGACGTCAGCGTCCGTATGATGGCATCAGGTTGAGTAGTAAGGAGTGTACCGTCACCTTATGTTGAACCGAGAATTGTGTGCTAATTAGTAGA contains:
- the rsmH gene encoding 16S rRNA (cytosine(1402)-N(4))-methyltransferase RsmH, with product MQNIPHIPVLYREVTEAFSGCEAGIVVDCTMGYGGHSSLLLEANPNLRLVGIDQDETAIRFSTERLAPFGERVEIRKGRFSAVLETIVRDYGAEQIRGVLADIGVSSLQLDEKDRGFSFESETLDMRMDPSAPLDAATVVNTYAEAELERILRDYGEVPNARKIAQVIATQRPFTSAKALAEAVRPFAPRGKKIHPATLVMQAIRIEVNDELGELNRLLDVCERACFPEALIGIISFHSLEDRIVKQRFAQWAKNCICPSDAMRCTCGNDHAIGRPRPKKPITAQADELKENPRSRSAKLRLFEMNCHGR
- a CDS encoding efflux RND transporter permease subunit codes for the protein MIARLIEFALNKPLLNHMLLLFVLLLSVFAYLNIPKEIFPPIQMDKITITGGYAGASADVLDKMVVTTIEDELGNISELETVTTTIKNGAFTITADIKPGSQNINVLNDVKDIIAQTKRDLPSDMNEPIAQIHEETIPLVLVAIAGEAPMTELLARADELKSALSRYKELSDITIRGDSDDELVFRIDPDKLDAYGLSTDAVVAALQNLSSIFPVGTIKRRGEHLYISTYNGEKDETAIENTVIGVGGKRVKIGQIATATFELGDATELSHYNGVRNVSVNITKSKSGNAIALAKQIRETLKGFEKRYPDLQFAVYTDTSVWIKNRLNTVVSNIIVGLILVFAAMLIFVNRGIALVVAMGIPMSFMIGLIATEMIGYSLNMLSLLGALIALGMLVDEAIVVAENIYRHMEEGMPRRQAAIQGAVEMFPAVLTATLTTVFAFLPMLLISGEMGTFIKILPVMITILLLSSLFEAFFFLPLHAHELLRLRRESHVSHSIWEHLYRWYDKTLHLLFRRRKRSLFLIVGTIAALTAVMVSQSRFQLFPPFDVTQVYVTGKVNINNELEDTEQRVAAIERMLLEKLDPEEYSSVTAVIGMRLDAKNKAEIGENLFQVFIDLHERAPDNWYNRYINPIFSIEYNADVLKRQRDAKRISEDVKQWLEPLAQRTEDDGTKTFENFNVTVPGTGVVAHDIELALEGKDDAELAMGVKVLEAALADVTGVYNISDDADLGERELKLRINDYGYDLGLTEADISRQLRAHYLKGEYGKMFSASGLVRIRIESVQKDDPESLETFRIQIPGSTQTVALRDVADFIYTQAYVTIEKEDGTRIRSVYASLDKDIRTSSEVMAAIAPTLEGLRKEGFDIEIKGEEKENAKTQREMSQAAAVAIFLIFITLVWLFDSLVLALIVLSTIPLVLVGVYVGHWVMGLTITMPSLIGAVGLAGVVVNDGLIMVSFIRQARDSEALMRRARTRLRPILMTSITTVLGLMTLIFFASGQAQILQPMAVSLGYGILWATVLNLFYVPLLYAVIYRIKR
- a CDS encoding LysR family transcriptional regulator; the encoded protein is MYTLKQLELFLDLGRSEKIIDTAKKFGLSQSAVSMAIKELERLLDGPLFERIGKRLVLNGRGAMLMRSAQPHVDALHALYDQMRSDSLRGELRLAASVTIAEYFIPTLVCNYMEQNEHVSISLKSANTADVIRKVTSGEVDIGFIEGEGILEEVESRVLMRDELVVLTSDKALAERGPWFIDQLASRPWIMREKGSGTRAVFLNAISPVDQELNMVMELEHIESIKNFLLAKPDYLSVLPRISVRRELEEGHLFEIAIKAHHFERDFTMISRSQQTLLPLQTHFQEYLLSSIGLQ